One part of the Streptomyces ferrugineus genome encodes these proteins:
- a CDS encoding glycoside hydrolase family 2 TIM barrel-domain containing protein — MPARYFEDFTPGRGRLAPRAVLDSDAPRIDLNGQWAFRFSSALRAEPDGFQDPEFDDGSWDALPVPSHWQLRGYGRPVYLNIAYPIPLDPPFVPQENETGDYRRVFDLPDSWQGMPAVVRFEGVDSCARVWLNGTELGVTYGSRLATEFDVTALLRPGRNVLAVRVHQFSAGTYLEDQDTWRLSGIFRHVALLARPAGGIRDVFVHADYDDVTGEGRLRVDVDTDASVRISVPALDVHDRSADNELRFPSVRPWSAEDPHLYEAHLATSSERVRVRFGFRTITIDESGVLRVNGNRVLLRGVNRHEFDPDHGRTLSPEAMRRDVELMKRHNINAVRTAHYPPHPAFLDLCDELGLYVTLECDLETHGFEYADATMWERNPSDDPRWQAAYLDRIERTVERDKNHPSIIMWSLGNEAGDGQNLRAMADWAHRRDPSRPIHYEADRLCEYTDIHAQMYRPPAAVARIGRGQLLPGEIHYPARAGSGDPADDPRNRMPFLLTEFAHAMGNGPGALAEYAQLFDEYPRVQGGWVWEWMDQALRTRDAQGREFFGYGGDFGEDLHDGNFCCDGLVFPDGTPSPGLLEYAKAIAPVRISTGREPGTLSVENRFEVLDLSHLRFTWSLARDGVELAAGTLPTPKAPPGDRVELPLPAPALSAADGDGELWLTVQAELAEPADWAPEGHVIAWGQLQLAAPARAHAPAPLLSPHAADGFITLGPGRFDHATGSLLDLDGLPLQGPTLGLWRAPTDNDRGWSQRDAAYWKERGLDRLRHRTVSVTPDAEGLTVVVRSAAAAVPCGYLTTYRWASDGSGLRLHVHTEPVGHWPERADAFADTMVDPDLPPEEHQELLRRNTSRSLARIGLDWQLPAHWSQVEWFGAGPGEAYPDSRQAVRVGRFHTTVDQMQTPYVRPQDNGNRTDVRWAEVSDGSGAIHIRGEELFHLSARRWTDRQLDAARHQTELTPGPLVHLHTDHAVQGVGSAACGPGVLPQHRLELGTADFTLNLTPIHRP; from the coding sequence ATGCCCGCACGCTATTTCGAGGACTTCACGCCCGGCCGCGGGCGGCTGGCGCCGCGCGCGGTCCTGGACTCCGACGCCCCCCGGATCGACCTCAACGGGCAGTGGGCGTTCCGGTTCTCGTCGGCGCTGCGGGCCGAGCCGGACGGGTTCCAGGACCCGGAGTTCGACGACGGCTCCTGGGACGCCCTACCGGTCCCCTCGCACTGGCAGCTGCGCGGCTACGGCCGGCCCGTCTACCTCAACATCGCCTACCCCATCCCGCTCGACCCGCCCTTCGTCCCACAGGAGAACGAGACCGGTGACTACCGCCGCGTCTTCGACCTGCCGGACTCCTGGCAGGGCATGCCGGCGGTAGTGCGCTTCGAGGGAGTGGACTCCTGCGCCCGGGTCTGGCTCAACGGCACGGAACTCGGCGTCACCTACGGCAGCCGCCTGGCGACCGAGTTCGACGTGACCGCGCTGCTGCGGCCCGGCCGCAACGTGCTGGCTGTGCGGGTGCACCAGTTCTCCGCCGGCACCTACCTGGAGGACCAGGACACCTGGCGCCTGTCGGGCATCTTCCGCCACGTGGCCCTGCTGGCCCGCCCCGCCGGCGGCATCCGGGACGTCTTCGTCCACGCCGACTACGACGACGTCACCGGCGAGGGCCGGCTGCGCGTGGACGTGGACACGGACGCATCCGTGCGGATCAGCGTCCCCGCCCTCGATGTCCACGACCGGTCGGCCGACAACGAGCTGCGGTTCCCGTCAGTACGCCCCTGGAGCGCGGAGGACCCACACCTCTACGAGGCACACCTGGCGACCAGCAGCGAACGTGTGCGGGTCCGGTTCGGCTTCCGCACCATCACCATCGACGAGAGCGGCGTCCTGCGGGTCAACGGAAACCGCGTCCTGCTGCGCGGCGTCAACCGGCACGAGTTCGACCCCGACCACGGCCGCACCCTCTCCCCGGAGGCCATGCGCCGCGACGTGGAGCTGATGAAGCGCCACAACATCAACGCCGTCCGCACCGCCCACTACCCGCCGCACCCCGCCTTCCTCGACCTGTGCGACGAACTCGGGCTGTACGTGACGCTCGAATGCGACCTGGAGACCCACGGCTTCGAGTACGCCGACGCCACCATGTGGGAACGCAACCCCTCCGACGACCCGCGCTGGCAGGCCGCCTACCTGGACCGCATCGAGCGCACGGTCGAGCGGGACAAGAACCACCCCAGCATCATCATGTGGTCGCTGGGCAACGAGGCCGGCGACGGGCAGAACCTGCGCGCGATGGCCGACTGGGCACACCGACGCGACCCCTCCCGCCCGATCCACTACGAGGCCGACCGGCTCTGCGAGTACACCGACATCCACGCCCAGATGTACCGCCCGCCCGCGGCCGTCGCCCGCATCGGCCGCGGACAACTGCTCCCGGGCGAGATCCACTACCCGGCGCGCGCCGGCTCCGGCGACCCGGCCGACGATCCGCGCAACCGCATGCCCTTCCTCCTCACCGAGTTCGCCCACGCGATGGGCAACGGCCCCGGCGCCCTGGCCGAGTACGCGCAGCTCTTCGACGAGTACCCGCGGGTGCAGGGAGGCTGGGTGTGGGAGTGGATGGACCAGGCGCTGCGCACGCGCGACGCCCAGGGCCGAGAGTTCTTCGGGTACGGCGGCGACTTCGGCGAGGACCTGCACGACGGCAACTTCTGCTGCGACGGCCTGGTCTTCCCCGACGGCACCCCCTCGCCCGGGCTGTTGGAGTACGCCAAGGCCATCGCCCCCGTCCGCATCAGTACGGGCCGCGAGCCCGGAACGCTGAGCGTCGAGAACCGCTTCGAGGTCCTGGACCTCTCCCACCTGCGCTTCACCTGGTCGCTCGCGCGCGACGGCGTCGAACTCGCCGCAGGCACACTGCCGACGCCGAAGGCCCCCCCGGGCGACCGCGTCGAACTGCCGCTGCCCGCACCGGCCCTGAGCGCCGCCGACGGTGATGGGGAACTGTGGCTCACCGTCCAGGCGGAGCTGGCCGAGCCCGCCGACTGGGCACCCGAGGGCCACGTCATCGCCTGGGGACAGCTCCAGCTCGCCGCACCAGCCCGCGCCCACGCGCCCGCACCCCTGCTGAGCCCCCACGCCGCGGACGGGTTCATCACGCTCGGGCCCGGCCGGTTCGACCACGCCACCGGCAGCCTCCTCGACCTCGACGGACTGCCCCTGCAGGGCCCCACGCTGGGCCTGTGGCGCGCACCCACCGACAACGACCGCGGCTGGTCCCAGCGCGACGCCGCCTACTGGAAGGAACGCGGCCTGGACCGGCTGCGCCACCGCACGGTCTCCGTCACGCCCGACGCCGAGGGCCTGACCGTTGTGGTCCGCAGCGCCGCCGCCGCCGTCCCCTGCGGCTACCTGACGACCTACCGCTGGGCCAGCGACGGGAGTGGCCTGCGGCTCCACGTACACACCGAACCGGTCGGCCACTGGCCCGAACGGGCGGACGCCTTCGCCGACACCATGGTGGACCCCGACCTGCCGCCCGAAGAGCACCAGGAACTCCTGCGCCGCAACACCTCCCGGTCCCTGGCCCGGATCGGTCTCGACTGGCAGCTCCCCGCCCACTGGTCACAGGTCGAGTGGTTCGGCGCCGGCCCCGGCGAGGCCTACCCGGACTCCCGGCAAGCGGTCCGCGTCGGACGGTTCCACACCACGGTCGACCAGATGCAGACGCCCTACGTACGCCCGCAGGACAACGGCAACCGCACGGACGTACGGTGGGCCGAGGTCAGTGACGGCTCCGGCGCCATCCACATCCGCGGCGAGGAACTCTTCCACCTCTCCGCCCGCCGCTGGACCGACCGGCAGCTCGACGCGGCCCGGCACCAGACCGAGCTGACCCCCGGCCCGCTCGTGCACCTGCACACCGACCACGCCGTCCAGGGCGTCGGAAGCGCCGCATGCGGACCCGGCGTCCTGCCCCAGCACCGCCTCGAACTCGGCACCGCCGACTTCACCCTCAACCTCACGCCTATCCACCGCCCATGA
- a CDS encoding ABC transporter substrate-binding protein, with translation MRRLSAGLAAGALLLVATACGSSDAGSSDAGASSGGVTTVKVGLIPIVDVAPLYLGQKKGFFEKQGLKLEFSIAQGGAAIVPGVASGQFQFGFSNVTSLMVAQSNGVPVKAVANGIASTGVAGKDFGALMVKKGSAVKSAKELEGKKVAINTLKNINETAVRESVRGAGGDPDKVDFVELPFDQMPAALDKSQIDAAMVVEPATATIKSQGGVEIASPLVDVAPNLTVAMYFASTQYAQQNPEVVKKFQDATAESLAYAEAHPDEARQIVTTYTKIPASVLEQVTLPKWPAEANRPAIEALMKLGEADGLFKKTPDLDALLP, from the coding sequence ATGCGTCGTCTGTCCGCCGGTCTCGCCGCCGGCGCTTTGCTGCTCGTCGCGACGGCCTGTGGCTCGTCCGACGCCGGCTCGTCGGACGCGGGAGCGTCGTCCGGCGGGGTCACCACCGTCAAGGTCGGACTCATTCCGATCGTCGATGTCGCGCCGCTGTATCTCGGCCAGAAGAAGGGCTTCTTCGAAAAGCAGGGCCTGAAGCTGGAGTTCAGCATCGCTCAGGGCGGTGCGGCGATCGTGCCGGGGGTGGCGAGCGGCCAGTTCCAGTTCGGGTTCAGCAATGTGACGTCCCTGATGGTGGCCCAGTCCAACGGTGTCCCGGTGAAGGCGGTCGCCAACGGCATCGCGTCGACCGGCGTGGCGGGCAAGGACTTCGGTGCCCTCATGGTCAAGAAGGGCAGCGCGGTCAAGTCCGCGAAGGAGCTGGAGGGCAAGAAGGTCGCCATCAACACGCTGAAGAACATCAACGAGACCGCCGTACGGGAGTCGGTGCGGGGGGCCGGCGGCGACCCGGACAAGGTGGACTTCGTCGAGCTCCCCTTCGACCAGATGCCGGCCGCCCTCGACAAGAGCCAGATCGACGCCGCCATGGTGGTGGAGCCGGCGACCGCCACCATCAAGAGCCAGGGCGGCGTGGAGATCGCCTCACCCCTGGTGGACGTCGCACCGAACCTCACCGTGGCCATGTACTTCGCCTCCACGCAGTACGCCCAGCAGAACCCGGAGGTGGTGAAGAAGTTCCAGGACGCCACCGCCGAGTCCCTCGCGTACGCCGAGGCCCACCCCGACGAGGCACGGCAGATCGTCACGACGTACACCAAGATCCCGGCGTCGGTGCTGGAGCAGGTCACCCTGCCGAAGTGGCCGGCCGAGGCGAACCGCCCCGCCATCGAGGCCCTGATGAAGCTCGGCGAGGCGGACGGCCTGTTCAAGAAGACGCCCGACCTGGACGCGCTGCTGCCGTGA
- a CDS encoding ABC transporter permease, with the protein MGRLLLRLLFVVALPVVLVAVWWAASAGSTDPFWPPLRTILDTFPEVWTADRLRTDVVPSILRLLAGYATAALVGVALGTVIGSYRTVRAVCEPVLEFLRAVPPPVLVPVIMLFAGIGDGMKIVVIASGCVWPILLNTVEGVRAVDSVMLETARSYGVTGLARLRHLVLRSASPQIFAGLRQALSIGIILMVISEMFAANNGIGFTVVQFQRSFAIPDMWTGILVLGLLGFLLSVVFQLVERRVLGWYHGLRATTRRS; encoded by the coding sequence ATCGGGCGCCTGCTGCTGAGGCTGCTGTTCGTCGTCGCGCTGCCCGTGGTGCTGGTCGCCGTGTGGTGGGCGGCGTCGGCCGGCAGCACGGACCCGTTCTGGCCGCCGCTGCGGACCATCCTCGACACCTTCCCGGAGGTGTGGACGGCCGACCGGCTGCGCACCGACGTCGTCCCGAGCATCCTGCGCCTCCTGGCGGGCTACGCCACGGCGGCCCTGGTCGGCGTCGCGCTCGGCACGGTCATCGGCTCGTACCGCACGGTGCGGGCGGTGTGCGAACCCGTCCTGGAGTTCCTGCGGGCCGTGCCGCCGCCGGTACTGGTGCCGGTCATCATGCTGTTCGCGGGCATCGGTGACGGCATGAAGATCGTCGTGATCGCGAGCGGCTGCGTCTGGCCGATCCTGCTCAACACCGTGGAGGGCGTGCGCGCGGTCGACTCGGTGATGCTGGAGACGGCCCGCTCCTACGGCGTCACCGGCCTGGCCCGACTGCGCCATCTGGTGCTGCGTTCGGCGAGCCCGCAGATCTTCGCCGGGCTGCGCCAGGCGTTGTCCATCGGCATCATCCTGATGGTCATCAGCGAGATGTTCGCCGCCAACAACGGCATCGGCTTCACCGTCGTGCAGTTCCAGCGCAGCTTCGCGATCCCCGACATGTGGACCGGCATCCTCGTGCTCGGCCTGCTCGGCTTCCTGCTCTCCGTCGTCTTCCAACTGGTCGAGCGCCGGGTGCTCGGCTGGTACCACGGTCTGCGCGCGACCACCCGGCGGTCCTGA
- a CDS encoding GntR family transcriptional regulator, with translation MAAQRTGAPSTAAAPALPTLGGKKSSYRERVADALRAALIAGELLPGEVYSAPTLAARFGVSATPVREAMLDLVKEGLVDTVPNKGFRVTAVSEKQLDEYTHIRALIEIPTVVELARTADEVSLQALRPAAREIVQAAVSGDLIAYVEADTRFHLGLLALAGNAHLVEVVGDLRKRSRLYGLTALMEAGRLLASAEEHLELLDALTARDEKAVREVMTRHLGHVRGLWAAK, from the coding sequence ATGGCCGCCCAGCGCACCGGCGCCCCGTCCACCGCAGCCGCCCCCGCGCTGCCCACCCTGGGCGGCAAGAAGAGCAGCTACCGGGAGCGGGTCGCCGATGCCCTGCGGGCCGCGCTGATCGCGGGGGAGCTGCTCCCGGGCGAGGTGTACTCGGCGCCGACGCTCGCCGCCCGCTTCGGCGTCTCGGCGACCCCGGTGCGCGAGGCCATGCTGGACCTGGTCAAGGAGGGCCTGGTCGACACCGTCCCCAACAAGGGCTTCCGGGTCACCGCGGTCTCCGAGAAGCAGCTCGACGAGTACACCCACATCCGGGCGCTCATCGAGATCCCCACGGTGGTGGAGCTGGCCCGCACCGCCGACGAGGTCTCCCTCCAGGCGCTGCGCCCGGCCGCCCGGGAGATCGTCCAGGCCGCCGTCTCCGGCGACCTCATCGCGTACGTCGAGGCCGACACCCGCTTCCACCTCGGCCTGCTCGCCCTCGCCGGCAACGCCCACCTCGTCGAGGTCGTCGGCGACCTCCGCAAGCGCTCCCGGCTGTACGGCCTCACCGCGCTCATGGAAGCCGGCCGACTGCTGGCCTCCGCCGAGGAGCACCTCGAACTCCTCGACGCGCTCACCGCCCGCGACGAGAAGGCCGTACGCGAGGTCATGACCCGCCATCTGGGACACGTCCGGGGACTGTGGGCGGCGAAGTAG
- a CDS encoding PDR/VanB family oxidoreductase — MTGYEAELVVDGRDLAADGVLALTLRHPLGELLPAWEPGAHVDVVLGPELERQYSLCGDPADRGAWRIAVLREPDGRGGSAHVHEQLGPGDKVRVRGPRNHFRLEPASRYRFIAGGIGITPILPMLAAAEAAGAEWTLLYGGRTRRSMAFTGELARYGDRVTVAPQDECGLLDLASVLDDVPDGTLVYCCGPGPLLDAVEERCPAGVLHVERFQPKEQPAGEDGEFEVELAQSGLTLTVAPGVSVLDTVRGAGVEVLYSCTEGTCGTCETDVLDGTPDHRDSVLTPQEQESGETMMICVSRCRGKRLVLDL, encoded by the coding sequence ATGACCGGCTACGAAGCCGAACTCGTCGTCGACGGCAGGGACCTGGCCGCCGACGGCGTCCTCGCCCTCACGCTGCGCCACCCGCTGGGCGAGCTGCTTCCCGCCTGGGAGCCGGGCGCCCATGTCGACGTCGTGCTGGGGCCGGAGCTGGAGCGGCAGTACTCGCTGTGCGGTGATCCGGCGGACCGCGGCGCCTGGCGGATCGCGGTGCTGCGGGAGCCGGACGGGCGGGGCGGATCCGCCCATGTGCACGAGCAGTTGGGGCCGGGCGACAAGGTGCGGGTGCGCGGTCCACGCAACCACTTCCGGCTGGAGCCCGCTTCCCGCTACCGCTTCATCGCGGGCGGCATCGGCATCACCCCGATCCTGCCGATGCTGGCCGCGGCGGAGGCGGCGGGCGCCGAGTGGACGCTGCTGTACGGCGGGCGTACGCGCCGGTCGATGGCGTTCACCGGGGAGTTGGCGCGGTACGGCGATCGGGTCACCGTCGCCCCGCAGGACGAGTGCGGACTGCTGGACCTGGCCTCGGTGCTGGACGACGTCCCCGACGGCACGCTCGTCTACTGCTGCGGTCCGGGTCCGCTGCTGGACGCGGTGGAGGAGCGGTGCCCGGCCGGGGTGCTGCACGTGGAGCGGTTCCAGCCGAAGGAGCAACCCGCCGGTGAGGACGGGGAGTTCGAGGTCGAGCTGGCGCAGAGCGGCCTGACGCTGACCGTCGCGCCGGGGGTCTCCGTGCTGGACACGGTGCGGGGGGCCGGTGTCGAGGTGCTGTACTCCTGCACCGAGGGCACCTGTGGGACCTGTGAGACCGACGTCCTGGACGGCACCCCGGACCACCGGGACTCCGTGCTCACGCCTCAGGAGCAGGAGAGCGGCGAGACGATGATGATCTGTGTGTCGCGGTGCCGGGGGAAGCGGCTGGTCCTGGATCTGTGA
- a CDS encoding IclR family transcriptional regulator domain-containing protein: MPDDARAPHFVKSFEHGLAVIRSFDADHPARTLSEVAQTCDLTRAAARRLLLTLADLGYVDQDGRLFRLTPRVLELGYSYLAGYTLPQIAEPHLERLVAQVRESSSLCVLDGDDIVYVARVATRRIMTASIAVGTRFPAHVTSVGRVILAHRPEEEVEVLLGRAELKPLTERTLTTPDALRAELRRVRRQGYALVDQELEEGLRSVAAPVRDRGGEVVAAVNIAVHAGRNTVDSVRHDLLPPLLATAAAIEADLRITDPGGRITDPGGRIRDPGGRITDPGGQITDPGPAASPGTATHRSSSSRRSPAPEA; this comes from the coding sequence ATGCCCGACGACGCTCGCGCACCACACTTCGTGAAGTCCTTCGAACACGGCCTCGCCGTCATCCGCTCCTTCGACGCCGACCATCCCGCGCGCACGCTCAGCGAGGTCGCCCAGACCTGCGACCTGACCCGCGCCGCCGCCCGCCGACTGCTGCTGACCCTCGCCGACCTCGGCTACGTCGACCAGGACGGCCGGCTCTTCCGGCTCACCCCGCGCGTGCTGGAACTCGGCTACTCCTACCTCGCCGGCTACACCCTGCCGCAGATCGCCGAGCCGCATCTGGAGCGACTCGTCGCGCAGGTGCGGGAGTCGTCGTCGCTCTGTGTCCTGGACGGCGACGACATCGTGTACGTCGCCCGGGTGGCGACCCGCCGCATCATGACCGCGTCCATCGCGGTCGGCACCCGCTTCCCCGCCCATGTGACCTCGGTGGGCCGGGTGATCCTCGCGCACCGGCCGGAGGAGGAGGTCGAAGTACTGCTCGGCCGTGCCGAGTTGAAGCCGCTGACCGAGCGCACCCTCACCACGCCGGACGCGCTGCGGGCGGAGCTGCGCCGCGTCCGCCGGCAGGGCTACGCCCTCGTCGACCAGGAGCTGGAGGAGGGGCTCAGGTCGGTCGCCGCCCCGGTGCGGGACCGGGGCGGCGAGGTGGTCGCGGCCGTCAACATCGCCGTGCACGCCGGCCGCAACACCGTCGACTCGGTGCGCCACGACCTGCTGCCGCCCCTGCTGGCGACGGCCGCCGCGATCGAGGCGGACCTGCGGATCACAGACCCGGGAGGACGGATCACAGACCCGGGAGGACGGATCAGAGATCCAGGAGGACGGATCACGGATCCAGGAGGACAGATCACAGATCCAGGACCAGCCGCTTCCCCCGGCACCGCGACACACAGATCATCATCGTCTCGCCGCTCTCCTGCTCCTGAGGCGTGA
- a CDS encoding aromatic ring-hydroxylating dioxygenase subunit alpha, which produces MPHTTAFARNQWYVAAYSHEVGRELLGRTILGETLVLYRTEEEGTPVVLHDRCVHRRYPLSEAPTRLDGDRIVCGYHGFTYDTTGTCVYVPGQKRVPRTARVASYPVIEQDSLIWVWIGDPALADPQSIPRAKHLDSPGWVTVRGMEPIDCDYGLLVDNLLDLSHETYLHGGYIGTPEVAETPITTEVDEGAGIVRVSRHMDDAECPPFYAKSTGIEGRINRWQDIEYHAPCLYLLHSRVAPVGVLPEPDGSDPGGFHTEITYAITPAGDGKVYDFWAVSRDWATDDAEVTEFMRANNHTVVMQDVTALNLLQKTLGTERHGYQELSINIDTGGLAARRILARLVEEGDKPVEKVL; this is translated from the coding sequence ATGCCGCACACGACTGCCTTCGCCAGGAACCAGTGGTACGTCGCCGCCTACAGCCATGAGGTCGGGCGCGAGCTGCTCGGACGGACCATCCTCGGGGAGACCCTCGTGCTCTACCGCACGGAGGAGGAGGGGACGCCGGTCGTGCTGCACGACCGCTGTGTGCACCGCCGCTACCCGCTGTCCGAGGCCCCGACCCGGCTGGACGGCGACCGTATCGTGTGCGGGTACCACGGGTTCACGTATGACACGACCGGCACGTGTGTGTATGTGCCGGGGCAGAAGCGGGTCCCGCGCACGGCGCGCGTGGCCTCCTACCCGGTCATCGAGCAGGACTCGCTGATCTGGGTGTGGATCGGGGACCCGGCGCTCGCCGACCCGCAGAGCATCCCGCGGGCCAAGCACCTCGACTCCCCGGGCTGGGTCACCGTGCGCGGCATGGAGCCCATCGACTGCGACTACGGCCTCCTCGTCGACAACCTCCTCGACCTGTCCCACGAGACCTACCTCCACGGTGGCTACATCGGCACCCCCGAGGTCGCCGAGACGCCGATCACCACCGAGGTCGACGAGGGGGCGGGAATCGTACGGGTGAGCCGGCACATGGACGACGCCGAGTGCCCGCCGTTCTACGCCAAATCGACCGGCATCGAGGGCCGGATCAACCGCTGGCAGGACATCGAGTACCACGCCCCGTGCCTGTATCTGCTGCACAGCCGCGTCGCCCCGGTCGGTGTGCTGCCCGAGCCGGACGGCAGCGACCCGGGCGGCTTCCACACCGAGATCACGTACGCCATCACGCCCGCCGGCGACGGCAAGGTGTACGACTTCTGGGCGGTCTCGCGGGACTGGGCGACGGACGACGCGGAGGTCACCGAGTTCATGCGCGCCAACAACCACACGGTTGTCATGCAGGACGTCACCGCCCTCAACCTGCTGCAGAAGACCCTCGGCACCGAGCGCCACGGCTACCAGGAGCTGAGCATCAACATCGACACCGGCGGCCTGGCCGCCCGCCGTATCCTCGCCCGGCTGGTCGAGGAGGGCGACAAGCCCGTGGAGAAGGTCCTGTGA
- a CDS encoding ABC transporter permease — protein MKGVNVALGAAGLAAFLALGEAVPRLGLVKEAYFPPTSRIAGALADEVTDSAFWQALGDTLTGWALGLAIAVCAGVVAGVVVSIVPYLREATASTIEFLRPIPSVALIPLAVLLYGTELRSVLLLVVYASFWQVLIQTLYGVQDVDPVAEETARSYGLGTWARVRHVLWPTALPYVMTGVRLAAAVALILAITAELVIGAPGLGQQIAVAQTSQAVPEMYALIVVAGLLGLLINVGARTVERRALAWHQSVRGEVAV, from the coding sequence GTGAAGGGCGTGAACGTCGCACTCGGTGCGGCCGGTCTCGCGGCCTTCCTCGCCCTGGGCGAGGCGGTGCCGCGGCTCGGTCTGGTCAAGGAGGCCTACTTCCCACCGACCAGCCGGATCGCCGGAGCACTGGCGGACGAGGTCACCGACTCCGCCTTCTGGCAGGCGCTCGGCGACACCCTCACCGGCTGGGCACTGGGCCTGGCCATCGCGGTCTGCGCCGGTGTCGTCGCGGGCGTGGTCGTCTCGATCGTGCCGTATCTGCGCGAGGCGACGGCGTCCACCATCGAGTTCCTGCGTCCGATCCCGTCGGTGGCCCTGATCCCGCTGGCGGTGCTGCTCTACGGCACCGAACTGAGGTCGGTGCTCCTGCTGGTCGTGTACGCCTCCTTCTGGCAGGTGCTGATCCAGACCCTGTACGGCGTCCAGGACGTCGACCCGGTCGCCGAGGAGACGGCACGCAGTTACGGCCTCGGCACCTGGGCGCGGGTGCGCCATGTGCTGTGGCCGACGGCGCTGCCGTACGTCATGACCGGGGTGCGGCTCGCCGCGGCGGTGGCGCTGATCCTGGCGATCACCGCCGAACTCGTCATCGGCGCACCGGGGTTGGGCCAGCAGATCGCGGTGGCGCAGACCTCGCAGGCGGTGCCGGAGATGTACGCGCTGATCGTGGTCGCGGGGCTGCTGGGGCTGCTCATCAACGTCGGCGCGCGCACGGTGGAGCGGCGGGCGCTGGCCTGGCACCAGTCGGTGCGCGGGGAGGTGGCGGTGTGA
- a CDS encoding ABC transporter ATP-binding protein has protein sequence MLDVRGLKKVYEGSGRRVEAVRDLTFTVDAGELVCLVGPSGCGKTTLLKCMGGLLSPTSGEVLLEGRKVSGPPPGMAFVFQEYGRSLFPWMRVGENVELPLKQKDLGKSRRRELVRDALESVGLEDAVGAYPWQLSGGMQQRVAIARALAYEPHVLLMDEPFAAVDAQTRADLEDLVRGLWRERGITILFVTHDIDEAVYLGERVVVLSASPTVVREQLKVDLPAERDQLHTRVDPRFAELRTHVYEQIQAAKRGDGPQDAVTKSDTPPPR, from the coding sequence ATGCTCGACGTACGCGGCCTGAAGAAGGTCTACGAGGGGTCAGGGCGCCGGGTGGAGGCGGTGCGGGACCTCACCTTCACCGTGGACGCGGGGGAACTGGTCTGTCTCGTCGGCCCGTCGGGCTGCGGCAAGACGACCCTGCTGAAGTGCATGGGCGGCCTGCTCTCCCCGACGAGCGGCGAAGTGCTCCTGGAGGGACGGAAGGTGAGCGGGCCGCCGCCCGGGATGGCGTTTGTCTTCCAGGAGTACGGGCGCAGTCTCTTCCCCTGGATGCGGGTCGGCGAGAACGTCGAACTACCCCTGAAGCAGAAGGATTTGGGCAAGTCACGGCGCCGGGAGCTGGTGCGGGACGCGCTGGAGTCGGTCGGCCTCGAGGATGCCGTCGGGGCGTATCCGTGGCAGCTGTCCGGCGGTATGCAGCAGCGGGTCGCCATCGCGCGGGCGCTGGCGTACGAGCCCCATGTGCTGCTGATGGACGAGCCGTTCGCGGCGGTGGACGCGCAGACGCGGGCCGATCTGGAGGATCTGGTCCGGGGGCTGTGGCGGGAGCGCGGCATCACGATCCTGTTCGTCACCCACGACATCGACGAGGCCGTCTACCTGGGCGAGCGGGTCGTCGTGCTGTCCGCCTCCCCCACCGTCGTACGGGAGCAGCTCAAGGTCGACCTGCCCGCCGAGCGCGACCAGTTGCACACCCGTGTGGACCCGCGCTTCGCCGAGCTGCGCACCCACGTGTACGAGCAGATCCAGGCGGCGAAGCGCGGGGACGGCCCGCAGGACGCGGTCACGAAGTCGGATACGCCTCCACCTCGCTGA